The proteins below come from a single Lepidochelys kempii isolate rLepKem1 chromosome 20, rLepKem1.hap2, whole genome shotgun sequence genomic window:
- the LOC140900911 gene encoding F-box/WD repeat-containing protein 9-like isoform X2: MDLAPSSSEDPQGSDNDSDAENKVDPDTQAQEYIDRILSSAQPSHKAQCPPPESLSVGPRAQASEHRSPLELKKSPASDNVTSGLLALPLELILEICSYLEARFVLEVLPLVCRTLRDIVQDPVTWRIRLQKRISGCYPVVEEEDFDWPVACMELEEHLRHWACDDRRTEYFSLTNGHFASIDSVLLLQGGALCVSGSRDRNVNLWDLRELGQSPDKVLVKALGTERNGTHKGWVWSLASRDNKVCSGSWDSTVKLWDIEANGQQFGEISGKAPVLCLSYLPDILVTGTYDKKVTVYDPRATQAPLKSRKLHSSAVLSLVADEHFIISGSEDRTLVIFDRRANSVLQRLQLESYLLSMSYQGTQLWAGDNQGRLYVFENRGGGFQHLRYFDVGHRSQITGVWHSLGTLYTTSTDKTLRIHVPTDPPHTICSQTHNNVLNGVSAEGNIVVAASGGLSLEIWRLDA, from the exons ATGGACCTGGCACCAAGCTCCTCCGAGGACCCCCAAGGCTCCGACAATGACTCCGACGCAGAGAACAAGGTTGATCCAGACACGCAGGCTCAGGAATACATCGACCGCATCCTCAGCTCTGCTCAGCCCAGCCACAAGGCCCAGTGCCCACCTCCCGAGTCACTGTCTGTAGGGCCCAGGGCCCAGGCATCGGAGCACAGGTCTCCCCTCGAGCTGAAGAAGTCTCCTGCAAGCGACAACGTGACCTCTGGGCTGTTAGCCCTCCCTCTGGAGCTGATCCTGGAGATCTGCTCTTACCTGGAAGCCAGGTTTGTTCTCGAGGTCTTGCCCTTGGTCTGTCGGACCCTCAGGGATATTGTGCAGGACCCAGTGACCTGGAGGATTCGCCTTCAGAAGAGGATCAGTGGGTGTTACCCGGTGGTGGAAG AGGAGGACTTCGACTGGCCGGTTGCCTGCATGGAGCTGGAGGAGCATCTCAGACACTGGGCTTGTGATGACAGGAGAACAGAGTACTTCTCCCTCACCAACGGCCACTTCGCTTCCATCGACTCCGTTCTGCTCTTGCAG GGTGgggctctctgtgtctcaggctCCCGGGATCGGAACGTCAACCTGTGGGATCTGCGGGAGCTGGGCCAGTCCCCGGACAAGGTGCTGGTGAAAGCACTGGGCACGGAGCGCAACGGGACACACAAG GGCTGGGTGTGGTCACTGGCTTCAAGAGACAACAAGGTGTGCTCAGGCTCCTGGGACAGCACGGTGAAACTGTGGGACATAGAGGCCAACGGGCAGCAGTTTGGGGAGATCAG tgggaAAGCTCCCGTGCTGTGTCTCTCCTACCTGCCCGACATCCTGGTCACCGGGACCTACGACAAGAAGGTGACGGTGTACGACCCGCGAG CTACCCAGGCCCCATTGAAGAGCCGCAAGCTCCACTCCAGTGCCGTCCTGTCCCTTGTGGCCGATGAGCATTTCATCATCTCAGGCAGTGAGGACCGGACGCTGGTCATCTTCGACCGCCGGGCCAATAGCGTCCTCCAGAGGCTGCAG ctggAATCCTACCTGCTCTCCATGTCCTACCAGGGGACGCAGCTGTGGGCCGGGGACAACCAGGGACGACTCTACGTCTTTGAAAACAGAGGAGGCGGCTTCCAGCACCTCCGG TACTTTGACGTGGGTCACCGGTCCCAGATCACTGGGGTCTGGCACTCTCTGGGCACTCTGTACACGACCTCCACTGACAAGACCCTGCGG ATACACGTTCCGACGGACCCGCCTCACACTATCTGTTCACAGACGCACAACAACGTGCTGAATGGG GTCAGCGCAGAAGGCAACATTGTAGTAGCTGCCTCCGGGGGCCTGTCCTTGGAAATCTGGAGGCTCGATGCCTGA
- the LOC140900911 gene encoding F-box/WD repeat-containing protein 9-like isoform X1, whose protein sequence is MDLAPSSSEDPQGSDNDSDAENKVDPDTQAQEYIDRILSSAQPSHKAQCPPPESLSVGPRAQASEHRSPLELKKSPASDNVTSGLLALPLELILEICSYLEARFVLEVLPLVCRTLRDIVQDPVTWRIRLQKRISGCYPVVEEEDFDWPVACMELEEHLRHWACDDRRTEYFSLTNGHFASIDSVLLLQDPWPVCLLLLQGGALCVSGSRDRNVNLWDLRELGQSPDKVLVKALGTERNGTHKGWVWSLASRDNKVCSGSWDSTVKLWDIEANGQQFGEISGKAPVLCLSYLPDILVTGTYDKKVTVYDPRATQAPLKSRKLHSSAVLSLVADEHFIISGSEDRTLVIFDRRANSVLQRLQLESYLLSMSYQGTQLWAGDNQGRLYVFENRGGGFQHLRYFDVGHRSQITGVWHSLGTLYTTSTDKTLRIHVPTDPPHTICSQTHNNVLNGVSAEGNIVVAASGGLSLEIWRLDA, encoded by the exons ATGGACCTGGCACCAAGCTCCTCCGAGGACCCCCAAGGCTCCGACAATGACTCCGACGCAGAGAACAAGGTTGATCCAGACACGCAGGCTCAGGAATACATCGACCGCATCCTCAGCTCTGCTCAGCCCAGCCACAAGGCCCAGTGCCCACCTCCCGAGTCACTGTCTGTAGGGCCCAGGGCCCAGGCATCGGAGCACAGGTCTCCCCTCGAGCTGAAGAAGTCTCCTGCAAGCGACAACGTGACCTCTGGGCTGTTAGCCCTCCCTCTGGAGCTGATCCTGGAGATCTGCTCTTACCTGGAAGCCAGGTTTGTTCTCGAGGTCTTGCCCTTGGTCTGTCGGACCCTCAGGGATATTGTGCAGGACCCAGTGACCTGGAGGATTCGCCTTCAGAAGAGGATCAGTGGGTGTTACCCGGTGGTGGAAG AGGAGGACTTCGACTGGCCGGTTGCCTGCATGGAGCTGGAGGAGCATCTCAGACACTGGGCTTGTGATGACAGGAGAACAGAGTACTTCTCCCTCACCAACGGCCACTTCGCTTCCATCGACTCCGTTCTGCTCTTGCAG GACCCGTGGCCAGTCTGTCTCCTTCTCTTGCAGGGTGgggctctctgtgtctcaggctCCCGGGATCGGAACGTCAACCTGTGGGATCTGCGGGAGCTGGGCCAGTCCCCGGACAAGGTGCTGGTGAAAGCACTGGGCACGGAGCGCAACGGGACACACAAG GGCTGGGTGTGGTCACTGGCTTCAAGAGACAACAAGGTGTGCTCAGGCTCCTGGGACAGCACGGTGAAACTGTGGGACATAGAGGCCAACGGGCAGCAGTTTGGGGAGATCAG tgggaAAGCTCCCGTGCTGTGTCTCTCCTACCTGCCCGACATCCTGGTCACCGGGACCTACGACAAGAAGGTGACGGTGTACGACCCGCGAG CTACCCAGGCCCCATTGAAGAGCCGCAAGCTCCACTCCAGTGCCGTCCTGTCCCTTGTGGCCGATGAGCATTTCATCATCTCAGGCAGTGAGGACCGGACGCTGGTCATCTTCGACCGCCGGGCCAATAGCGTCCTCCAGAGGCTGCAG ctggAATCCTACCTGCTCTCCATGTCCTACCAGGGGACGCAGCTGTGGGCCGGGGACAACCAGGGACGACTCTACGTCTTTGAAAACAGAGGAGGCGGCTTCCAGCACCTCCGG TACTTTGACGTGGGTCACCGGTCCCAGATCACTGGGGTCTGGCACTCTCTGGGCACTCTGTACACGACCTCCACTGACAAGACCCTGCGG ATACACGTTCCGACGGACCCGCCTCACACTATCTGTTCACAGACGCACAACAACGTGCTGAATGGG GTCAGCGCAGAAGGCAACATTGTAGTAGCTGCCTCCGGGGGCCTGTCCTTGGAAATCTGGAGGCTCGATGCCTGA
- the LOC140900916 gene encoding WD repeat domain-containing protein 83-like, with the protein MAFPEPKPKKPELPKRLVQNLECKQGAVRAVRFNVDGNYCLTCGSDKSLKLWNPHKGTLLKTYSGHGYEVLDAAGSFDNSQLCSCGADKTVVLWDVASGQVIRKFRGHAGKVNCVQFNEEATVTLLGSIDSSVRCWDCRSRRPDPIQILDEAKDGVSSLKVSDYEILSGSVDGRVRRYDLRAGELYSDYVGSPVTSVCFSKDGQCTLAASLDSTLRLLDKDTGELLGEYTGHKNTAYKLDCCLSEKDTHVTSCSEDGKVYFWDLVEGSLMLSLPVGRGVVQSLSFHPSKPGLLTATEGRVQFWREESHVVEEQPPGC; encoded by the exons ATGGCGTTTCCTGAACCGAAGCCCAAGAAGCCAGAGCTGCCAAAGAGGCTGGTGCAGAATCTGGAGTGCAAACAGGGAGCGGTCAGGGCAGTGAGGTTTAATG TGGATGGAAATTACTGTCTCACCTGCGGAAGCGACAAGTCCCTGAAGCTGTGGAACCCCCACAAGGGGACGCTCCTGAAGACCTACAGCGGCCATGGCTACGAAGTGTTGGACGCGGCTGG ctctTTCGACAacagccagctctgctcctgcgGGGCCGACAAAACAGTCGTCCTGTGGGATGTAGCCAGTGGGCAGGTGATCCGCAAGTTCAGAGGTCACGCAGGG AAGGTGAACTGCGTGCAGTTCAACGAGGAGGCCACCGTCA CTCTCCTAGGCTCAATTGATTCCAGCGTCCGCTGCTGGGACTGCCGCTCACGCAGACCCGACCCAATCCAGATCCTGGACGAAGCCAAGGACGGGGTGTCCAGCCTGAAAGTGTCGGATTACGAGATCCTCTCTGG CTCCGTGGATGGCCGCGTCCGGCGCTACGACCTGCGTGCAGGGGAGCTGTACTCGGATTACGTTGGAA GTCCTGTCACCAGCGTGTGTTTCAGCAAGGACGGGCAGTGCACGCTGGCTGCCAGCCTGGACTCCACCCTGCGTCTGCTGGACAAGGACAccggggagctgctgggaga ATACACCGGCCACAAGAACACAGCCTACAAGCTGGATTGCTGCCTGAGCGAGAAGGACACACACGTGACCAGCTGCTCGGAGGACGGGAAGGTGTATTTCTGGGACCTGGTTGAG GGCTCCCTGATGCTGAGCCTGCCCGTTGGCAGAGGTGTGGTCCAGTCCCTGTCCTTCCACCCCAGCAAGCCTGGCCTGCTTACCGCCACTGAGGGGCGCGTGCAGTTCTGGAGAGAGGAGTCCCACGTGGTAGAGGAGCAGCCACCAGGCTGTTAA